The following proteins come from a genomic window of Aerosakkonema funiforme FACHB-1375:
- the tsaE gene encoding tRNA (adenosine(37)-N6)-threonylcarbamoyltransferase complex ATPase subunit type 1 TsaE, which yields MVIEPQAIRLSDADATRSLGRALGQSLQAGSVILLEGDLGAGKTTLVQGIGEGLGILDAIVSPTFTLVNEYPEGRLPLYHLDLYRLSAAEVDSLHPETFWEGVEVPLGIVAIEWSERLPYKPPSYLHLALAYREDGSRQANITSFGEFNLNLLTLPTIS from the coding sequence ATGGTGATAGAACCGCAGGCAATTCGTCTTTCTGATGCTGATGCGACGCGATCGTTGGGTCGCGCTTTGGGTCAGTCTCTACAAGCTGGTAGCGTAATTTTACTGGAAGGAGATTTAGGTGCTGGCAAAACTACTTTAGTTCAAGGTATAGGTGAAGGATTGGGCATACTAGATGCGATCGTCAGCCCTACTTTTACATTGGTGAATGAGTACCCAGAAGGAAGATTGCCTTTGTATCATTTGGATTTATACCGTTTGTCAGCGGCAGAAGTCGATTCTTTGCACCCGGAAACTTTTTGGGAAGGGGTCGAAGTGCCTTTGGGAATTGTGGCGATCGAATGGTCGGAACGATTGCCATACAAGCCGCCTAGCTACCTGCATCTTGCTCTTGCTTATCGGGAAGATGGCAGTCGTCAAGCTAACATTACATCGTTCGGTGAATTTAACTTAAATCTTCTCACATTACCAACCATTAGTTAA